In a genomic window of Callithrix jacchus isolate 240 chromosome 22, calJac240_pri, whole genome shotgun sequence:
- the APOE gene encoding apolipoprotein E: MKVLWAALLVAFLAGCQGKVEQVLEPELEPEQELHQQADWQSGQPWELALGRFWDYLRWVQTLSEQVQEELLSSQVTQELTALMDETMKELKAYKSELEEQLSPVAEETRARLSKELQAAQARLGADMEDVRSRLAQYRSEVQAMLGQSTDELRARLASHLRKLRKRLLRDVDDLQKRLAVYQAGAREGAERGVSAIRERLGPLVEQGRARAATVGSSLASQPLQERAQAWGERLRARMEDVGSRTRDRLDEVKEQVEEVRAKLEEQAQQMRLQAEAFQARLKSWFEPLVEDMQRQWAGLVEKVQAAVGASAAPVPSDNH; the protein is encoded by the exons ATGAAGGTTCTGTGGGCTGCGTTGCTGGTCGCATTCCTGGCAG GATGCCAGGGCAAGGTGGAGCAAGTGCTGGAGCCGGAGCTGGAGCCGGAGCAGGAGCTGCACCAGCAGGCCGACTGGCAGAGCGGCCAGCCCTGGGAGCTAGCGCTGGGTCGCTTCTGGGACTACCTGCGCTGGGTGCAAACACTGTCTGAGCAGGTGCAGGAGGAGCTGCTCAGCTCCCAGGTCACCCAGGAACTGAC GGCGCTGATGGACGAGACCATGAAGGAGTTGAAGGCCTACAAGTCGGAGTTGGAGGAACAGCTGAGCCCCGTGGCAGAGGAGACGCGAGCCCGCCTGTCCAAGGAGCTGCAGGCGGCACAGGCCCGGCTGGGCGCGGACATGGAGGACGTGCGCAGCCGCCTGGCGCAGTACCGCAGCGAGGTGCAGGCCATGCTGGGCCAGAGCACGGACGAGCTGCGGGCGCGCCTCGCCTCCCACCTGCGCAAGCTGCGCAAGCGGCTCCTCCGCGACGTCGATGACCTGCAGAAGCGTCTGGCCGTGTACCAGGCCGGGGCCCGCGAGGGCGCCGAGCGCGGCGTCAGCGCCATCCGCGAGCGCCTGGGGCCCCTGGTGGAGCAGGGCCGCGCGCGGGCCGCCACCGTGGGCTCCTCCCTGGCCAGCCAGCCGCTGCAGGAGCGGGCCCAGGCCTGGGGCGAGCGGCTGCGTGCGCGGATGGAGGATGTGGGCAGCCGGACCCGCGACCGCCTGGACGAGGTGAAGGAGCAGGTGGAGGAGGTGCGCGCCAAGCTGGAGGAGCAGGCCCAGCAGATGCGCCTGCAGGCAGAGGCTTTTCAGGCCCGCCTAAAGAGCTGGTTCGAGCCCCTGGTGGAAGACATGCAGCGCCAGTGGGCCGGACTGGTGGAGAAAGTGCAGGCCGCCGTGGGCGCCAGCGCCGCCCCTGTGCCCAGCGACAATCACTAA
- the APOC1 gene encoding apolipoprotein C-I, with product MRLFLSLPVLVVVLLMILEGPGPAQGAPEGVDTSSGFDKLKEFGNTMEDKVREFFNRVKESDIPAKTRNWFSETLQKVKEKLGIES from the exons ATGAGGCTCTTCCTGTCGCTCCCGGTCCTGGTGGTGGTTCTGCTGATGATCTTGGAAG gcccaggcccagcccagggGGCCCCGGAGGGCGTGGACACCTCCAGCGGCTTCGATAAGCTGAAGGAGTTTGGAAATACAATGGAGGACAAGGTTCGGGAATTCTTCAACCGCGTCAAAGAGAGTGACATTCCTGCCAAGACTCG GAACTGGTTTTCAGAGACACTgcagaaagtgaaggagaaactCGGGATTGAATCATGA